Within the Saccharopolyspora gloriosae genome, the region GCGCCGTCCGGGCCGACCTCGGCGAACCCGGAGGACAGCACGATCGCCAGTCGCGCGCCTGCTCGCGCGGAGTCCGCGACGACCTCGGCCACCCGTTGCGCCGGCACCATGATCAGCACCAGGTCCACGGGGCCGGGGAGCCGGTCCAGCGCCGGGTAGCAGGTCAGGCCGTGCACCTGCTCGTAGCGCGGATTCACCGGATACACCGCGCCGGTGAACCCGCCGTCGAGCAGGAAGCGGGTCAGTCTGGCGGCCATCGTCTTGCGCTCGGAGGCGCCGACGACGGCCACCGCGGACGGGCTCAGTAATGAGTCCATGCGGAGTCACCGGCCCTGGAAGTCAGGGCGGCGCTTGTCCCGGAAGGCGCTCAGCGCCTCGGCCGAGTCCTCAGTGGACTGGACGATCGCCTGGTGCGAGGAGATGAGGTCGAGCGAAGTGCGCAGGTCGCAGCGCGCCGACTGGTACAGCGCACGTTTGATCGCCCGGATCGCCACCGGCGGACCCGACGCGAGCTTGCGGGCGAACTCGGCGGTCCGCTCGGGCAGCTCGGCGTCCGGGTAGCGGTAGCTGGCGATGCCGAGCTCCACCGCCGTGGCGGAGTCCACGAAATCGCCCGTCCACAGCAACTCCAACGCCTTCGCCGTGCCCACCAGCCGGGGCAGGAAGTAGCAACCGCCGTCACCCGGAACCAGGCCGACCCGCACGTAGCCCTCCGAGAAGCGCGCGGACTCGGCGACCAGCCGGATGTCGCACATCAGCGCCATGTC harbors:
- a CDS encoding enoyl-CoA hydratase/isomerase family protein, encoding MTWFTPSAHGGGDGKGDGMADLEYRVSEGVGTILLNRPERKNAFTLEMVDQWAQAIRRAHADPDVRVLVVTGAGDAFCSGVDLDDFTGEQKSVLQNKTVLTDRVHQVALALEDMDKPVLAAVNGVAVGAGMDMALMCDIRLVAESARFSEGYVRVGLVPGDGGCYFLPRLVGTAKALELLWTGDFVDSATAVELGIASYRYPDAELPERTAEFARKLASGPPVAIRAIKRALYQSARCDLRTSLDLISSHQAIVQSTEDSAEALSAFRDKRRPDFQGR